Proteins encoded by one window of Methanobrevibacter woesei:
- a CDS encoding ATP-binding protein: MKQYLTRYMDAELEKYLKTIGAVLIVGPKWCGKTTTAEQHAKSVIKLQDKDKTESYLKLADIKPSKLLEGEKPRLIDEWQIAPVLWDSVRNSVDEIGGEGLYILTGSTVVDDTNIIHSGTGRIYRLTMRPMSLYESKNSNGNISLIDLFNNPHLDIDGIKSNLSIEDLIFLSCRGGWPESLNKKSKEAQLLLPSIYVDTICESDASKVDGTKRSPNRVKNILRSYARNISTIATDSRIIKDIKTNYEDISPVTYYSYIDALERLFVIDNLNAWSPNIRSKTAIRSTSKKEFIDPSIAVASLNLTPEILMEDLNTFGFIFENLCIRDLKVYSSSVGGDISYYRDRYGLEADCVLHLNDGRYCLIEFKLGSREEEKGAQNLLKLKELIEKNNMKPPSFLAIITGGEIAYTRKDGVKVIPIGCLR, encoded by the coding sequence ATGAAACAATATTTAACAAGATATATGGATGCAGAATTGGAAAAATATCTCAAAACTATTGGTGCTGTGTTAATTGTTGGTCCTAAATGGTGTGGAAAAACAACAACTGCAGAACAACATGCCAAAAGTGTTATTAAATTACAAGATAAAGATAAAACTGAATCTTATTTAAAACTAGCAGATATTAAACCATCAAAGCTATTAGAAGGAGAAAAACCAAGATTAATAGATGAATGGCAAATAGCTCCTGTATTATGGGATAGTGTACGTAATAGTGTTGATGAAATAGGTGGTGAAGGTTTATATATCTTAACTGGTTCTACAGTTGTTGATGATACAAATATTATACATTCAGGAACTGGTAGAATTTACAGATTAACAATGCGGCCAATGAGTTTATATGAAAGTAAAAATTCAAATGGAAATATATCATTAATAGACTTATTTAATAATCCTCATTTAGATATTGATGGAATTAAATCAAACTTATCAATCGAAGATTTAATTTTTCTATCCTGTAGAGGCGGATGGCCTGAATCATTAAATAAAAAATCAAAGGAAGCTCAACTATTACTTCCATCAATTTATGTTGACACTATATGTGAAAGTGATGCATCCAAGGTTGATGGGACAAAAAGAAGTCCTAATCGAGTTAAAAATATTCTACGATCTTATGCAAGAAACATATCCACAATAGCTACTGATTCAAGAATAATTAAAGATATTAAAACTAACTATGAAGATATCAGCCCAGTAACTTATTACAGTTACATTGATGCATTAGAAAGATTATTTGTAATAGACAACTTAAATGCATGGTCTCCAAATATACGTTCAAAGACAGCTATTAGATCCACTTCAAAAAAAGAATTTATCGACCCATCAATTGCTGTTGCATCCCTAAATTTAACACCAGAAATATTAATGGAAGATTTGAACACCTTTGGATTTATTTTTGAAAATTTATGTATCAGAGACTTAAAAGTTTATTCAAGTTCAGTTGGTGGAGACATTTCTTATTACAGAGACAGATATGGTTTAGAAGCTGATTGTGTTTTACATTTAAATGATGGAAGATATTGTCTTATTGAATTCAAATTAGGAAGCAGGGAAGAAGAAAAAGGAGCCCAGAATTTACTAAAACTAAAAGAATTAATTGAAAAAAATAATATGAAACCACCAAGCTTTTTAGCTATCATAACTGGAGGAGAAATTGCTTATACAAGAAAAGATGGTGTTAAAGTAATTCCAATTGGATGTTTACGATAA
- a CDS encoding DUF1002 domain-containing protein, translating to MRKAVIGIIVVVILIAGGVGLSANSINNGNNNSTVITYGETTFANDQYKSLVDSYFMNNNYGNLESMNYKIITADEVNAISQGISQETYSSGQIFSSSLVDLGSSEDLSIDVDHSKITLVTDDMYKSALESTGITKGHVIVTSPVSATGESALAGIMSAYEYATNTEIPEEVKEAANEEIYTTSEIVNNSNVSADDLTDVVDEVKEEVEAQNITNHETIVNIINNVTVNYNIVLSPEDIENLAESIRQTQLVQDQASDYQSQINSFIQNNTGGFSLENIFNF from the coding sequence GTGCGTAAAGCAGTTATTGGAATAATTGTTGTTGTAATACTTATTGCAGGTGGAGTTGGTTTATCTGCAAACAGTATCAATAATGGAAATAATAATTCAACTGTTATTACATATGGTGAAACAACATTTGCCAATGACCAGTATAAGTCTTTGGTTGATAGTTATTTCATGAACAATAACTATGGAAATCTTGAAAGTATGAATTATAAAATTATTACTGCAGATGAAGTAAATGCAATCTCTCAAGGCATTAGTCAGGAAACATATAGTTCAGGACAAATCTTTTCATCTTCTTTAGTTGATTTGGGAAGCTCTGAAGATTTATCTATTGATGTTGATCACTCTAAAATCACTTTAGTTACTGATGACATGTATAAATCAGCTTTAGAATCAACTGGAATTACAAAAGGTCATGTTATTGTAACAAGTCCAGTTTCTGCTACTGGTGAATCCGCACTAGCTGGAATTATGAGTGCATATGAATATGCAACCAATACTGAAATTCCAGAAGAAGTAAAAGAAGCAGCTAATGAGGAAATTTACACAACTTCAGAAATTGTAAATAATTCTAATGTAAGTGCAGATGATTTAACTGATGTTGTTGATGAGGTTAAAGAAGAAGTAGAGGCCCAAAACATCACTAATCATGAAACAATTGTAAATATAATTAATAATGTAACCGTTAACTATAATATTGTGCTTTCACCTGAGGATATTGAAAACTTAGCAGAAAGTATTAGACAAACTCAATTAGTACAGGATCAGGCTTCTGATTACCAAAGCCAAATTAACAGTTTTATTCAGAATAATACTGGTGGATTTTCACTAGAAAACATTTTTAATTTCTAA